GGACACCTGGACCCCCTCAGCCATGACAATGAGGCCTACCTACAGGCACAGCCTGGTCCATATGGGGTCCACAAGCATATCTACCCCAGTCCATCATGACCTAAAAGGAAGCACCCTGCTCAAAGACCCGTGGATGGCCAAACCACAAGTTTCCTACAGCCAACTTCTCTTCTATATGAAGTTCACAATGTCACTTTTCTCCTCCTACAGGCCTAGGAAACtggagaggatggggaggagcACGATAGAAAGGGACAGTACACAGAGATCTGAGTGCCAGGCTCAGGCAAGCCACACTATGTTAATCCTTGTAGTGTGGTatcaggattaaatgagctaataatcTAGGCAACGTGATTATCTATGCTAGGCACAGCACAAGAGTtcagtaaggacttccctggtggaccaatgATTAgcaatccgcctgccagtgcaggcaacacaggttagatcgctggtctaggaagattccacatgccgcagagcaactaagtctgagCTGCATCTCAACTACTGAGCCGGAGCTCTAAAGTCCTCAAGCTGTGACTCCTGAAGCCTGGGaatctagagcccatgctctacaagagaagccactgcaactagAGTTGCCCCACTGTccacactagagaaagcccatgtacagcaacaaggacccagcaaaaccaaaaataaatacttttttaacaaGGTTCAGTAAATATTCATCAAGTAGGGGACAGTCATTCTTCCGGGCACAGGACAGCCCTAGCTGCATAAGGGGTGCTTACTTtagaatttgttgaatgaatgaatgatcaaaACAAGACATTCAGAACACTGCAGGGCAGAATTCCTGGGCTCCCTTCGCCCCCCAAACCCCCTTCCAAAATTAATTCTCTGTCCAAAGCAGTTACTCAAAGTGGGGTCTATGAACTCTGCATCAGGCTCAGTTAGCCATCTGTTTAAAATACAGATGTTCAAACCTCTCTACAGGACTGCTGAATCTGTCTTTCTTGCATGGCGGGACCAGGAATCGGAATATTTAACAAGTTTCCCAAGGGGTTTTTGTGAAAGCTAAACgaccatatagccaaagctatgggtttccagtagccatgtatggatgtgagagttggaccataatgaaggctgagctgaagaattgatgcatttgaattgtggtattggagaagacttttttttggctgtgctttgtCTTAGTTGCTGCAAgcgcttttctctagttgcagtgggcaggggctactctccagctgcggtgcacaggcttctcactgtggtggcttctcttgttccagagTATGAGCTCTAGGGCAGGAGAGCATCAGGAGTCAGTGGCTTGCGAGCTCTAGCATGCTGACTCAGCagttatggtgcatgggcttagctgctccacaccatgtgggatcttcccagatcagggatcaaacccgagtctcctgccttggcaggcagatgctttactactgagtcatcagggaagtcctggagaagactcatgagagtcccttggactgcaaggagatcaaacagtcaagcctaaaggaaatcaacctgattactcactggaaggactgatgctgaagctgaagctccaatactttggtcacctgatatgaagagtggactcataggaaaaagactctgatgctggaaaagactgaacgcaaaaggagaagggggcggcagagtatgagctggttagatagcatcatcagactggacatgaatttgagcaaactctgggagatagtgagggacaagtgagcctggcgtgctacagtccatgagtagCACGCCAAAGAGGCCtgcatgacttaacaactgaacaacaacaaagaggtgGTCGCCCCATTGCTGGAGTGGATAGATGTGGATGCAAAGCGGATCCAGGATCAGGAATCTGGGACCTGTGTCCTTCCACTCTCTTATTCCCCTCTCCCTGGCAAAGAACTTAAAGCGATGGGTCAGCAGAGTTCTGCAAAAACTCATTCAGCAGCCAAAGCCTTGGGGCGGAGACCCCGGGGCTGCCCTAATGGGGCGGGGCTGGACGGGGCGGGGTCGCGGCTCCTCCCCGGCCCGGGCGGCTGGGCGGGACCCGGCCGAGGGGCTGCGCGGCGAGGCAGTGGTACAGCCTGGAGCACCGGGCAGCTGCGGCCGCCGAGGCCCCTGGATCCCTCCCCACTCCAAGGTAAAGGCCCACGCAGCCCGCCACCAACTTAGTCGAGTTGGAGCGGAGTTTTCTTAGACATCtgttttggtggggggagggtggtggaggAGGGCGGAAGGGTTCTGTCGCGCAAGCTGGGAGGAGGGGGCCCTCGAACCCGCCCCCTCGGGGTGAAGGTCCCCGGGTCTGGGGTCGGGAGAGCTGGATAGCCTGGGAACCCTCCAGGGATCTAGGGACTCGCACCCAGGACCCTCGGGACTGGGGAAGCTCGGACTCTGGGAATGCTATGCCCTCCTGGGCTCTGTGGGTCTCCTCTccacccacccctctcccctccgGGACCCCTTCTTGTCACCAGACCTGGGGGCTCGCTGCCTCTGAGCCCCGCCCTCCTACAGCAGCTGGAGGCCGTCGTGCCAGTCGCTCCTGAATTTTTCACGGAGGGGGCGGGCCGGACACGCTGTTCCCATGGCACCGGGGCTCTCGGGTTTCAGCCGGAGGGAAACCCCCACACCCCGACCCCCAGCCTTTGGCAGTACGGATTTGTCCTCCCGGGCCTCTTCCTCAGCTCTCCTGGGATGCAGCAGAAGTgaattccccaccccacccccgcccccagccaagGGGCTCTCAACCCTCCTTGTACTCTCCAACCCCAATCCAACCGTGGGGAAGCGGAGGAGGGGGCAATTCAGGTGTCTTTCATGCACATGAGTCTCCTGTTCTGAATGCAGGGGGGCAGCTCTGTGCGCATGCTTGTGTGGACATCCTGTCTCCCTGCTGCCCTTCTGCCTTCTGCCCTTCTGTGTGTCTGGGGGGAGTGGGTCTTCCTCAAAGCATAGAAAGTGACCTCtgggtgtgtatgcatgtgtgtgttcacaCATGCTCACCCCTCCTGGCCTGACCCAAGTTCACTCCGGGCCTGAAGCCAGAAAGCCCCCATCTGGAGGATCTGAGGTGCCACCTCCTCCCATCTGAACAAGAGAGGGCTCTGGAGGAAGCCTCAGCAGCGGTTCATCAGGACTCTACAGAAGGGGCTCAGAGCACCTCACCTGGCTCACCACCCACTCCCACTTCttgcagaaggaaggaaggaaggaaggaaggaaaccccCCTTCCCAAGGATGACCCTAAATACTCAGCAAGAAGCAAAGACCCCCCTGCGTCGCCGAGCCAGCACTCCACTGCCCCTGTCCGCCCGGGGCCACCAGCCTGGCCTTCTGGGCACAGCACCTTCTACACAGTCCCAGCATCCCCGACTGGGCCAGTCAGTCTCCCTCAACGCCCCTACCCGGCAACCTTCACCTGCCCCCAACGGCTGGTCCTCTGAATCCAGCGACTCTGAAAGCTCTTGGGAGGCCCTCTATCGCGTGGTCCTGCTTGGAGATCCTGGTGTCGGGAAGACCAGTCTGGCCAGTCTCTTTGCAGGGAAGCAAGAGAGGGACCTCCACGAACAGCTGGGAGGTAGGGACcctgtgggctgggctgggctgtggtCGAAGGAGTCAAATCCCTGTCATCTGGGACATACGGCTGCCAAGAACCTTTGTATGGCTCCTGCCCTGCTCAACCCTAAGGGGCGTCATTCACCCAGGCTTTGAAGTGAATGAGGCCCCCTAGAGCTGTGCAGGGCATAACCTGCACAAAGATATATAGGAGGGGGAATTCCTTGAATAGCGGCTGAGAAGTTTGCTAATTTCTCACGGACGAGAAGTGTATGCTTCATTTTCCTGTCATAAAGGAAACAATTCTGAGTTCCACAAGTCCCAGTTATAAAGAAACAGTGGACTTTCTCCCAATTCTCAGACCCTACCAGCCCCACAGTCCATGTCCACCATGACCTGCAGCCAAACTGAAATCCTGCCCGAAATGGAAACTCCCAGATTCTAAGTTTGGGGCCCTGGGTTCCTCTATTCCCAAGAGGCGCAGTGAACTGAGAGGGCTGGGGGTCCCAGGATGATGGGGATCAGGGACAGGACAGAGGAAATGAAGATGGGTCCCTTCAGGGCTGGTGGAAAGGACCcagcataagtgtgtgtgtggagtgggcagggggaggggaggcagagatGAGGTGGAGATATTCTGACCAGGCTCTTTCTCCAGCCTCGGTCGCGCAGAGTGAAAACCTATGTGAAAGGTCTATACATGTACACCGGTATGTACAACAGATGGGGAGACGGAGGTCTAGAGAGGGTGACGTGACCTTCTTGAAGCACACGCTAAGCCAGGGACAGAGCAGGACTGGGAGAATTCCCAGCCCCACTTTAACCCCACGGCTCCACATCCGTTCAGTCAAACCAACCAACAAAAGCTTTCTCAGCACCAACTGTGTACCGGGCACTGTGCTGGGAGCTGGGGAGCCAGGACTCCTCCTGGCACTTGTTGACCCATCAGGAGGAACAGACGTCAAACAAGTATAGTGAACACTTCAAGGAGAAGTGGAGGGCGCGATGTGACCCAAAAGAGGGGTTAGGAAGGGCTACACCCTTCCCCAGGCCTGCGTCTCCTCCCTGAAACCGGCTTTCTTCTTTTGCAGAAGATGTGTACGAGAGGACACTCACAGTGGATGGAGAGGACACCACGCTGCTGGTCATGGACACCTGGGAGGCTGAGAAGCTGGTATGGCACAGCAGGCAGGATTTAGGGGGAGGGGTGCTGAGGAAGATCTgaagatatggcaacccactccagtattcttgcctgggagaatcccatggacagaggagcctggcaggctacagggcctggggttgcacagagtccgacacgactgagcaactaagcacagcagcagTGCTGAGGCTAGTACCAGACTCCTGTCTTCTCATAGGACACCACAGAGCAGGGACAGGACAGGGCCCATCCTCAGCTCCTCATGGAGCCGTGGGTGGTACCCAAACCCACAGCTCCTCAGCAGCCTTTCCAACTGAAGCCAGAAGAACCTAATGACCCTGACCCTCTTTTCCCAGTCTATTCATCCCCTCCTGATAGCATCCCAGGATGTGCTTCTACCCCTGCAAACCTTCTGCTCACCCTCATCCCACTTCTGAGCACCCTCATCCCACTTCACCCACTCACATTGCACAGAGGAGGGAACACCCCCCCACACCGCCATTCCTTTGTCTTACATATAGGCTTTCTGCAATTGGcttaccctctctgagcttcagttttctcacctgataAATGGGTGGATCATTCCTGTCTTCCTTACCAGctagtttttttttcaaacattcttATGCAGTTTCACAGAGGTAAGCACAGTTTGGAGCATGAAAAAAGTTGGTGAACACGAGTGAAGAATTGGCAATAAAGATGATTCTTATTAATCATAACTTGGTAGCTAGTGAAAAAAAGGACACCAAGGATGTCCCTCGCTAGCCCACTGCAAAGCAGGAAGAGAGCATCAGGCAAGGACATGTCCCCATGCTTTTTTTAACTTGTTGGAGTTCTTTTCTTCTTGCTATACAGGTGTGCTCACTGTAGAACCCTGAAGAAATACAACTAACCAAAGAGAAGGATCCAAAAATCACCTGGATCCCATCTCTCTAAGGGGTAGGCCCCTCCCCTAACACAGAGTGGGGCTTTAGAGGGACAGTGTTGGGTCATTGACAAGAATGGCTGACAGCTCCAGTGATAGGCCCAAATTTAGGGATGAAGGAGCTATGGACCAATTCCTTTTCATCAGCATAAAAGGAAACCCAGGTGCAAATGAACACCCTAAGAATGATGATGATTCTCTTAAGAGCAACTGACACTGATGGAGCACCCTCTTCCTGAGTGTCAGCCCCAAGTACTAAGCACTAGACCTATATATTATGATATTCAGTCGAGACAAAAACTTGAGTGAGTGTACTTCTGATTCTTATTCTATTGATGAGGAAAttaaaagctcagagaggttaagtaacatgTCCAAAGTTCTCGGATAGCAAGTAGGATTCAAACTCAGACCTATAAAACCCCAAAGTTtgcactctttttaaaaatatttgtttatttatttgttctgacTGTGcaatggctttctctagttacagcaaaTGGGactactcttcactgcagtgaGTGGGcctcttattgtggtggcttctcttgttgttggagcacaggctctagatgcaagggcttcagtagctatagcacacaggctcagctgccctttggcctgtgggatcttcccagattagggatccaacctgtgccccctgcattagcaggtggattcttaaccactggaccaccagggaaatccaagttTGCACTCTTATGCACTAGGACTGCCCCTTTCTGTCCCCACTGGGAGCATTACCTTCTAAACCTCCATCCAAGGTTTACTCCTTGACTTGTTCATTAAGAAATACTGGTTGGTCCACACCTCAACCAAGGCAAGGGGAGGGCCAGGTGTGCAAGGCCCACCCCAGGGTCTGATCTTAGGTCCCTGCAGCCCCACTGCACATGGCCACCCTTGGGGTCATTCAGGTGGCGGCAGCCTTCAGGGTCCCACATACTTCTGCCCCAGTGGAAAGCCTTGGGGATCCAGTGACTGATTCATACCCCAAgctatttattaaataaagaatagagagagggaaggaaagagggaagagtaagagagggagggaagaagggagaaagaaagaaacattggtGGATACATACCATGGACCAGGACACTGGAGACCTAGGAGTGAATAAAGCAGACGTGTCCTCTGGCCTCATGCAGCTCACAGACTGGGGTCTGGAGAGGGTCCACTTTTTGGATACAGTTGAGAATCCTATGGGGCAGAGTCTAGGGACTTAAGAGTGATCAGACTGAGAGTCCCATTTGGGAGACAGAGTAGGAAGAATATTGGACTAGGTGGCAGGAATTGCCCAACTGTTGTGTGGCCTAAGAAAGTGTTTTCTTCTCGTCTGACCCTTGGTTTCCCTGCAGATTCCCTGGCCAGTGTCTGTGAAGGCATTTCCCAAAGAGGGTCCATGCAGCAGCAGCCTTATTGAAATAAGCATCCATTCTTTCCATCCTTGAGCTAGATGATTGTTTTTATGTCAGAGAGGCAAAATCTGACAGGATTTGGAGGGCTGTTGGTTCAACCAGTAGTACTTTAGCCTTGCTGTCCATCAGGGTCACCTGAAgggtattaaaaatcagagtctCAAGTCTTACCCCAGACCTAATGAAATAGAACCTATAAAAGTAGAGTTCTGAATCTACATTTTTAATCAACCCTCAAGGGGTTCTTACCTACCAATCCATGTACCAACCAGCTTTTGTGATCCTAACACATAGCAAATCcttcataaataaatatgtgcaatgaatgaatgaatggtcaaGACCTGCCCTCTCattatacagatgaaaaaacagactcagagagagaaaggaacctGTCCACAGTCAAAGCTAAGAACCAAGAATGAGAACCCACATCTGTCTGACTCAGTTCAGAGTTATCTGGGAAGGATCAGTATGACTATTGAGAACTTACCCCCTTTGACAATAATGGATACCAAGGCCTCCCTACTTATCTACCTTATTTAGTTATCAGAAAACTTTCCTGGCTTTTTCGCCCCTAACAAACAAGGCTTCCACCACACTCTGCATCTCCCACTCTTGCCCGCCGTCTTCTCTCCTGCTCAGCCTGCTCATCCTTTCTAACCCCACTTACCAGTCTACTTGGAAGTCCTCTCACACTCTGCCCAGTTGAGTTCTTCTGGTCTACCCCTGCCTCAAGCCCCATGGTTCTTACAGCCACTTGCCTATGCCTTTCTTAATGGTACTTATCACACTGCATTATATCTCCATTTCCATAGCATCCCTTCTTGACCATGAGCTTTTGGAGGGCAGGAACTGTGCCTTATTAAACACTTAGAAAGCTCGTACCCAGGTGGTTCAGTCTGAGTGCTGTCCCTGTCAAAAGACCATCATCCAAAACAGAATATCAAAATTATTTCAGTTCTTCCCTTTCCTTGTCTTGAAAggacttcactttttaaaattcccctTGCCTCTCACCCACCTCCTTTCCTCACACCCACCATTGCTCCTCCAACTCTCCAAGACTATCCAGAAAAAGTCCTCCCCCAGAAGACAGCCTTCTGTCCtcacttctctcccttcctttctctcttaacTCTGGACTGCAAAAGGTCAAAAGAACTGTCCAGCAAGACCAGACCCTCCTCAAACCAGACAAAAGAGCTGAACAGGCAAAGCCAGAATGCTCTTTAGAAGGAACAGGAACCAAATAGATCTTTTGTCTCCAATGTTCtgcctatgtgtgtgtgaaagtcgctcagttgtgtcctactctttgtgaccccatggactgtagccaggctcctctgtccatggaattctccaggccagaatactggagtgggtagactttcccttctccaggggatcttctcaactgagagatcgagcccaggtctcccgcattgcaggcagattctttaccatctgagccaccagggaatcccaagaatactggagtgggtagcctatcccttctccagcagatcttcctgacccaggaatcaaaccggggtctcctgcatttcaggcagattctttaccagctgagctaccagggaagcccctctgtcccGCCTGTAGAAGGAATCAATGAATGAGAGAATGGAGCAAAGTAGTGCCATTAGCCAGATTTTTCAAGCAGAGAAACTGCAGCTCAGAGAGGATTGGTGGTTTCCCCAGGTGACTCAGGAAATTATGGCAGAATTTGCCCCCCAATCTGTCCAAAGTATAAACCTTAGCCCCATCCCACCCATTAGACCTTTCTCAGCTAGGGCCTCAGTACCCTCTGATTCCCTGCCCTGCAGGATGAAACCTGGAGCCAGGAGTCGTGCCTACAGGTGGGCAGTGCCTACGTCATCGTGTACTCCATCGCAGACAGGGGCAGCTTTGAGAGTGCCTCTGAGCTCCGCATCCAGCTGCGGCGCACACATCAGGCAGACCACGTGCCCATCATCCTGGTGGGCAACAAGGCAGATCTGGCACGCTGCCGAGAAGTCTCCGTGGAAGGTGAGCCCTCCACCCTCCTTCTCCGCCTTTCTCTCAGCCCCACTGTCACTGTGTCTCCTCCAGTTGCTCTTCCTCTCAGTAACTCGTGCTCCACCCCacacctccatcccacccccctaGCCACCTCCATCCTACATCTATTTGCCTAAACCTGAAAGCTAGAAACCATTTTTGCCTCCTCTCTCACTCCTTCTAACCAGTCCCCAAATCCTGTCAAGTCCACTTCCCTTAACCCCACATTTCCTCCCCCTGCCATGCCCACAGCCTCTGCCCCATCCTGGCATCTCCACTTTAGCCTGGGCCAATCCTTACACTTCTCTGTCCCCATTCCATGGGTTCTCCTCACCAGCTGCCAGAGTTCTCCAGAACTAGAGCAGACTTTGTCGCTTCTCTGCCTAAAAATTCCCCTATGTGCCCCAGTGCCTTTAGTCAAAGACACAATTCACCAGGCATGACAGGCCCATTGCCTATAAGCTTTTCAGGGACTTATATCTGAGACCTGAAAAAGACAATTATTGGCTCCAAAATAGttagaaaattataaattcaaATTTCACAGAGCTTTGTCTATAAAACATAATATTTGTTAGCCAGCAACTGCAAACCAAAATgtttaaagttatatttaaattgtatttaaagtGGAATGGAGAATATTTTAATATGACTGATGTATCAGGTGAGACAGATACAGGTCTTTCTCAAGGTGCTGAGACTCTGGCTGAGGAAGGGCTGGGATGATCTAACTAGTAGGATGGGAATGAGGTTTATACTTTAGACAGATCGGGGGGCAAATGCTGCTATAATTCCCTGTGTCACCTTGGGAAAATCCCAAGATACAGATCTTAAAATGGCCCTACTCATAGGGCAAAATCTAAAAACTATGGAAACTG
This portion of the Ovis canadensis isolate MfBH-ARS-UI-01 breed Bighorn chromosome 13, ARS-UI_OviCan_v2, whole genome shotgun sequence genome encodes:
- the REM1 gene encoding GTP-binding protein REM 1 isoform X2, which encodes MTLNTQQEAKTPLRRRASTPLPLSARGHQPGLLGTAPSTQSQHPRLGQSVSLNAPTRQPSPAPNGWSSESSDSESSWEALYRVVLLGDPGVGKTSLASLFAGKQERDLHEQLGEDVYERTLTVDGEDTTLLVMDTWEAEKLDETWSQESCLQVGSAYVIVYSIADRGSFESASELRIQLRRTHQADHVPIILVGNKADLARCREVSVEEGRACAVVFDCKFIETSATLQHNVAELFEGVVRQLRLRRRDCAAGEPPAPRRRASLGQRARRFLARLTARSARRRALKARSKSCHNLAVL
- the REM1 gene encoding GTP-binding protein REM 1 isoform X1, producing the protein MWMQSGSRIRNLGPVSFHSLIPLSLAKNLKRWVSRVLQKLIQQPKPWGGDPGAALMGRGWTGRGRGSSPARAAGRDPAEGLRGEAVVQPGAPGSCGRRGPWIPPHSKKEGRKEGRKPPFPRMTLNTQQEAKTPLRRRASTPLPLSARGHQPGLLGTAPSTQSQHPRLGQSVSLNAPTRQPSPAPNGWSSESSDSESSWEALYRVVLLGDPGVGKTSLASLFAGKQERDLHEQLGEDVYERTLTVDGEDTTLLVMDTWEAEKLDETWSQESCLQVGSAYVIVYSIADRGSFESASELRIQLRRTHQADHVPIILVGNKADLARCREVSVEEGRACAVVFDCKFIETSATLQHNVAELFEGVVRQLRLRRRDCAAGEPPAPRRRASLGQRARRFLARLTARSARRRALKARSKSCHNLAVL